gggtaagtgtgagagacatgtacccaacattagaattccaaacgtgaaattaaatgtaggtaaagagaagcgagaattgaagggacaacagcagctaaagtgcttggtaaagattggctgtgcagatatcgtaattgaaaatattggaattatcgtgtttgctcactgcatttcatcaacagtaaggcattattcgtgttttttcttgattcctttggtatctaaaaattctcagaagtgataaatctggctgtaaatttttcttcagatgcgttttcattttgtacgtaaaaacccacttgagaaccatgagcaatttcttttaaaaaaatacagccagatttatcacttctgaaactttttagatgccaaaagaatcaagaaaaaacacaaataatgctttagtgttgatgaaatgtagtgagcaaacggccaatgttcgctaagcactctgtttgttgccccttcagctctcacttctatctaccgtcatttctcctcaattttggaattctgaagtaggctaaatgtctcacatgttcatcccgatttccataattatttgcagcgcaaaaatggacattttcggcgggttttaacggacccgctacgttcagattcagattcagattcaactttaattgtcgttgtcagtgtacagtacagagataacgaaatgcggttagcatctccctggaagatggagttggaaacaatggtaagtgcctacctgcagtacatcacgtgtaatccatttggtgtagcgtagcaacagtacgggtcatgggtcgtgacctgactgccgtgaaacctccctctgtgtgtgaatgtgtgtgtgtgtgtgtgtgtgtgtgtgtttgtgtgaatatatatgtgtgtgtgtgtgtctatatgtatgtgtgtgtacatgtgtgtgtctgaatatgtgtgtgagtgaatatgtgtgtgtgcgattatgtgtgtgtgtgtgtgtgtgtgcgtgattatatatgtgtgtgtgtgtgtgtgtgtgtgtgtgtgtgtgtgtgtgtgtgtgtgtgtgtgtgtgtgtgtgtgtgtgtgtgtgtgtgtgtgtgtgtgtgtgtgaatatgagtgatgtgtgcatatgtgtgtgagtgcatgtgaatatatatgtgtgtgtgaaataatataatattttgtagttcagagcttatttgttaagtttaatagtgtgatggctgtcaggaagaagctgttcctcaatgtagatgttacagttttcagtttacataagtcggacgtgactccagaagtcgggcatcagtcagtccacaagctgtgagagtcagtccaaaggccatgagttaatcccaaggcagtgagtccacaggtcatgagtaaatcgctcactgccccctctcctccactgacacctcaagacgctgccctccgcctggctataggatgcaccccctactgaagccgtccacatcccctgcatgaggacacccccccttctcatcagttcacgacaacccccgcctgaagctgcccttggctgcatgacatttaccacccatagggcagtgtcttgaggtgggggatgagtgtatatatgtgtgtgtgattaagtctgtgtgtgcgtgtgtgtgagtgagtgagtccgtgtgtatgagtgtgtgtgtgtgtgtgtatgagtctatgtgtgtatgagtctatgtatgtgtgtgtgggtctttgtgtgaatgtgagtgtcattgagtttgtgtgtgcgtgaatgagtctgtttgtgaatatgtgtatgagaatgtgtgtgagtgtatgaatatgtgtgtgtatgtgtgagaatgtgtgtgtgaatatgtgcgtgtgtgtgtgaatatgtgtgtgtgtgcacgtgtgtgtgtctgaatgtgtgtgtgtgtgtgtgtgtgtgtgtgaatatgtgtgtgtgtacgtgtgtgtgtctgaatatgtgtgtgagtgaatgtgtgtgtgtgtgtatgaatatatgtgtgtgtgagtgcatgtgaatatatatgtgtgtgtgtgtgtgtgtgtgtgtgaaataatatagtatttcgtagttcagagcttatttgttaagtttaatagcgtgatggctgtcaggaagaagctgttcctcaatgtagatgttaccgttttcagtttacaaaagtcggacgtgactccagaagtcgggcatcagtcagtccacaagccgtgagagtcagtcagtctaaagggcatgagtcaatcccaaggcagtgagtgagtccacaggtcatgagtaaatcgctcactgccccctctcctccactgacatgcctCACAtctgcctggctataggatgcaccccctactgaagccgccctcatcccctgcatgagcccccccccccccatttctcatcagctcacgagaacccccacctgaagctgtgctCTTCTCTTGGCTGTacgatgtttaccaccccccaccccaccctgacagcccctacctcaaaaaaatgttttgcacaaaatcttcagtgttcattaacaactgaaattgtctttgggctgctttttcaacatcatgtcaggaaatgttagaggtcaaggtgatgtggctattgctgtagtatcctctaggatagcagctacatttctgcctggtggaagaactacacattctcgattcaagatacccatccaagtggccgaggatacattgtgcaacatcgagaagaactctaagatggcacatttcacgaggcaagtgatagtcattgtttgggatgaatgtccaatgattaggagagaatgctttgaagttgtggacagaactcttccagatgtcttcagcaacaccaagcattttggtgcccccctgccagtacaggcctcagtgactgagctgccaaccctcagtgactgacctgccagcccaaaaatccattccgcccacaaactccatactagccctctggaaaccagtacctttggcccaacatactagctcaacagaaatatgaagggaaatgtcaaaggtttcctgaaggatggaacatcgcccaagaatgttgtcattaatagcgtgcttcgttgaatgatgacttctgagatatactcagattttccttcttaaaatttgaccgctggctttctctatattaaaattgtctctttttatcaacaggaaatagtcatcaagaggcagtgagcagcagaacacaacaagacgcaacaagtaaaaacttaataaatctcatctttaaaatttaagttgttcttatattttaagagtcattcacattttaaactttaataaaacctttttgcacttttaatgctgtgtgttcttcatcacaatagaacctaataggcaggaatggctgctctgtgggagagccactaagagtgcatgggggggaggttgtttggagatgcactgaatgtgtgggtgggaggggaatggcaaggagcagagtggggggggtggggggggtgaaggtaggtgggatgactgagtgaactgccagcgtaccaggcgtgagtgactgcactgccagcccacgagccgtgagttagtgaactgccagcccaataatccattaagtccaccctctcccccttctctctcttactgtctgtcacctgttttgggcacaatttctggcagtttctcagccgccagcctgccaggtgcgagtgattgtactgccaggcctcagtgactgagctgccagcccaaaaatccattcggcccacaaactccatactagccctctggaaatcagtaccttcggcccacaacactcatactagcgcaacagaacgcCCCcttcccactggccagcaatattggaattgctgcagaggtggaatattgtgttgggtgtccagccctcccgtgtgaggctgggacccaacgggtcccacttagtctagtctatattactaaaactatgaTCTTGACCGTTTTCgactttctgtttcgtgatttccgagagaacgtcgtCACTTACGACCGTCACTTTtggtcacctcgctcagagtccccctccaccggATTGgagtggaggatttttcccatcaatgaaaaatcagggaataattaatgttttaaaaatgtcgccattctctctactgcccccactggtggcagggggagggactataaaacccagaagtgtcgtgcctcactcagactCTGCGAGCCtgaggaagcaagagggtcatggctctctgagttGCGAATAAcattgaacgcacgtctactccactgtgagtcccctcgatgtggttttcagaaaatgtgtttgttgcttgcaaagtgtttgcccaattggcttggcttttaaagagctTTCAGaatatgtgttttgttggcttgcaaagtgtttgcccaattggcttggcttttttagggtttcagaaaatgtgttttgttgtcttgcaaagtgtttgcccaattggcttggctttcaaaggtctttcagaaaatgtgtttagttggcttgcaaagtgtttgcccaattggcttggcatttaacgggctttcagaaaatgtgttttgttggcttgccaagtgtttgcccaattggcttggcttttaaagggctttcaacaGTTTTCGGATAGATAAAACGTGAATAaaaattttattagatcaggactgtgtttaattgcaaaattggcgctcattccgtgacttccacTTAGTGGCAAGATGAcgctgatgacgtcatttccAGTTAGCGAcaagatggcgctgagtgcgtaatttccggttcgtggcaagatggcgctgactgcagaaggcacagGGTGAAGACGtcattgaataattcaagagagcttactgctctgtctctggtgagtgtgtttgttggatgttatttaaagcacattttgcttcagcagcagcctcgaCAAGAGGCTTTAAACGTgtgaatcattcggtttacacactgtatgttcaccacgttctgaagttacttggcattttagtattggttgtgtgtgtgtgtgtgtgtgtgtgtgtgtgtgtgtgtgtgtgtgtgtgtgtgtgtgtgtgtgtgtgtgtgtgtgtgtgtgtgtgtgtgtgtgtgtgtgtgtgtgtgtgtacatgttagtgagtgtgtgtgtgtatgtgtgtgtgtgtgtgggtctgtggctgtgtgagtgtgagtgtctgtatctgtatgtgtgtgagtgtatgtgtgtgcaatctgcttgaaatgctgtgaaattggacttgctgcctgcactcttgcATTGGGGGACaaagcctcccgtgtgacagggacccaacgggtatcAATTGTTCTAGTTTAATtataaaatgctggtgaaactcagcgggtcagtgagGAACTATGGAGGTAATAGGAcatgcgatgtttcaggttgggactcttcttcagattgtcatttgcattttgctcaagattccaatataTGCTTTTCCTTATATCCACCattcactagggctctgtgcaactgcagaaggacctctttgctcctatattcgattcctcgtgttataaaggccaacatgccattcgctttcttcactgcctgctgtacctgcatccttactttcatagactgatgaacaaggacccccagatcccttttccccttttcccaatttgacgccatttagatagtaatctgctttcctgtttttgctaccaaagtggataacctcacatgtatccgcattaaacatcatctgccatgcatctgcccattcccccaacctgtccaagtcaccctgcattctcatagcatcctcctcacagttcacactgcctcccagctttgtgtcatgtgcaaatttgctaatgttactatgAATCTCTTCAttaaaatcattgatgtatattgtaaatagctgcggtccactggctctccctagtCCATTTTCCTagaaacatcttcaaaaaattccagaagattagtcaatccacttcgtaaatccatgctgaatcggaccgattctgttactgctatccaaatgtgtggctatttcacctttataattgactccagcaacttccccaccaccgatgtcaggctaactggtctataactccctgttttctctctcccacctttcttaaaaataacattagctaccctccaatccacaggaactgatcctgagtctatagaacattggaaaattatcaccaatgctatGGGCATCAGAAAATGAAAGATATGGTTAAACTCCATAAGAGTCTTGAGTACAGAGCTAGGAAGTAATCTTGAAGCTTTTTTAGGACTTTAGttcggccgcatttggaatattttgtgtagaagaagtttaccagaatgctgcctggatttgaagATATTAGCTATATCTTCCACTGAGCAGGCAGCTGAATCATCTTAAcaacaactagaaagcagtcctgaacttGTATatccctcactggagaccttttgactatctttaatcggactttactggattttatcttgcactaaatattattttgtgtatgatgtatctgtagactgtggatggctcgattgtaatcatgtatagcctttccactgactggttagcacgcaacaaaagcttttcactgtaccttggtacatgtgataataaactaaactaaaccataacgagaggttagacaaacttagattgttttctctagagcatCGGAAGCTGCGGTTAACatgataggtttagtttagtttagtttagagatacagcgcggaatcaggcccttcagcccaacgagtctgcaccgaccagcaatccctgcacattaacactaccctacacacactaggtacaattttacattcatactaaaccagttaacctacaaacctgtacgtctttggagtgtgggaggaaaccgaaggtctcggagaaaacccatgcaggtcaggggagaacatacaaactccgtacagacagcacctgcagtcaggatcgaactctggcactgtaaagctctACCACTATTCCACTGTGCCAACCCTAGTTTATAAAACTTGTGCATGACGGAAGGCTAGAGGCAGCAGGCCACAGGATTTAGAAGGAAGCTGCTGAGCCCAGCACCTGTTCGTCGATGCAAGAGAAAGAGCAGGAAAGAGAGTGAACCAAGTTACTAACTTCTGCACCCTcctggtcagctgcaggaggttcCCGGGGCATAAAGGCTAAAGGTGCCCGTacgaggagagggacgacggttcgcTGGACTCTCCACACAGggtgacggctggaggccctgcagcagcttggggCTCGCCTTGTTCAGGTGAAGCTCCAGAAGACCGTGCATGCGGACCAGACTGGACTttaaaaatggcgccaaaacctggcgacatttgcatgtggtctcagtggactatttctatgctCTTTGTACTATCGGCAATTTATCTTAGGTATGGCGATACATTACTGAACTAAATACAAAAAAAGAACTTCACTTACGTTGGTGAACTTAATAATAAataaccattaaaccattgaaccattgacagtcagaacctttttcccagggtggaaatgtcaaggactagagggcatagctttaaggtgagaggagcaaagtttaaacggGATATTTTGTAACACAGAATGTAGTGgatgtctggaacacactgccaggggtggtggtggagcagaTGCGATAGTATTTAAACGGGTTTTAGATTGGTAGATGGAAatacagggattggagggatatggatcacaattaagtggaggagattagtttaatttggaatcATGTTTGGCGCAGATATTATGGCCCAAAGAGgtggtttctatgctgtactggtTCATGTTCTAGCAGATCCTAGGGTGGCACGGAGGCTGAGTGGTAgagtgctacctcacagcgccgggtttgatcctgactatgggtgctgtctgtacggagtttgtacgttctccccgtgacctgcgtgggttttttccaagtgcttcggtttcctcccacactcctaagacatacatgtttgttggtaaattgacttggtaaaactataaattgtcccttgtgtgtgtaggatagagctagtgtacaaggatcgctggtcggcgcggacttgatgggacgaagggcctgtttcctcgctgtatctttaacctaaactaaactaataatgcaCATCCTTTTGTTTATCTCTATGCACAACTTGTACAGTAACTGAATATCCAGTTGTCTCATGGGATGCTGAGTTATTAATCCTATGGTCTATTTCAAGATGTCGGCCATTATTCATCCACCTGGTCACAATAATGTCAAATTCGTTAGCCACAGATATATAAATATGACTATGCAGCTCCACGTTTTAAGAATTATAACCCTTTCAAGAACCCCTTCAGCTTGCCAAGatatttcctacaacatggtgcccagaactgaacattatattctaaatgcagtctcaccaacgtcttatacaactgcaactagatctcccaacttctatacttaatactctgactgatgaaggccaaaatgccaaaagcctttttgaccaccttatctacctgcgactcgaccttcaagaaatcatgcacctgtactcctagatccctctgctccacaacactacccagaggcctaccatttacttgttagacgtcccatcaTCGacgtgccctcatcgacctttttggtcacgtcttcaaaaaaatctatccaatttgtgagacacaactttccacgtacaaaaccatgctgattatcccgAATCAgcgcttgcccatccaaatgcctgtataacctatccctcagaataatctccagtaactttccaactacacatGTTAAACtctccagcctatagttcccagcattttcccggcagcccttcttgaaaagaggcacaacatttgccaccctccaatcttccggcacctctcctgtattttagGACAACTCCTAAATTTCAATCAGGACTTACGCAattaacatagacatagaaaataggtgcaggaggaggccattcggtccttcgagccagcaacgccattcattgcgataatggcttcactgcctgctgtacctgcacgccaattttcagtgaccggtgtataaGGACACTGAAAGTtgccttacaggtacagcagcagtgaagaaagctaatggaatgttggtcataacacgaggatttcagtacaggagtaaagaggttcttctgcagttgtatagggctctggtgagaccatatctggagtattgtgtacagttttggtctcctaatttgaggaaggacatccttatgattgaggcggtgcagcgtaggttcacgagattgatttcctctccagtttcccgcaatgtcctcggatatatcagatcaggccctggagatttgtctaccttcatacatgacaGTGCCTTCAGTACTGGGATTGGAATTGGGCATTGTAAAGTTTCCTGGGTGAACATAGGCTTgtcccatgtgacaataaactatttattaattcattcattcagagaACAGGGGATTTCACAATTCttgtttttattacattttgtGGTAAAATGTTACACAATGTACTCAAATATAGATGGAAGCATGCTGGTTATCTCAGCCAATTGATTGAGCATCATAGTTAGTAAAGCAAAGTGAATTAGCACGCTGATGACTCAATACAGCTTTTCATTGGTCATATTGTAAGACTGCATGGCAATGTTTTCCAAATCCAATGAAGGTATTTAGAAACAAAAGTGTAAATTCCAGGCTTTTTGGGATCTGCACATCCTATGCCAAAGGACACAATCCCGGTGTACTTTCCATTGCAAAACAAAGGACCACCTGAATCACCCTGGAAGAGAAAACAATAAAGATGACAATTCAGTAGAATCAGATAAAATAACACATcaccaactttcagtctgaaaacacATCACAATGCTATATTTATTACCCGTGCCCAGCTGGTTTGAGGAGATGGTGATTTTACAACGGAGCATATGTGCCTAATCAAATTCACAAAGAATCTTTAAGTGGAACAGTTTCCTTGAGAGGATAgtaatgttcagctatttaaaataaaaacatttacaaAAACAAGCTACAATAATGCCAGGCTAAGGCCAGTGTGAGGATGGATGGAATGTTTCAATCTATGGAAGGCACCAGTGAACCATTTGGGCTTTTGCACACACTCTGATAGCTTTATGGTCATTTTACTGATAACAATGCTACACAGCACACGCACCTGGCACGAATCTCCTTTGCCTTCACTGTCACCAGCACAGATCATGTTCTGGGTTACTTCAGGTTTGTGATTGTAATAGTCCTCGCTGTTGCATGTTTTACGATCTATTACTTCTATTGTCACCTCTTGAAGTGTGTCAGATGGAAATCCATTACTTGTTTTTCCCCATCCTGCCACTAAGCAGGAAGTTCCAGGCTTCAGATCATAGGCCATTCCTCCAGGTAGTTTGAGCACATCCACATCATTGTTGATCATTGCATTATTCTCCAGCTGTGATACAGTAATAATTTATTCTTAATCTTCAAAGAATGAAGAATATCTTAAACTATTGCTCTATTCAAAAGAGGTTTGTTAGTTTCCCTATTTAAGTACTTCATTTGCTGAGGTTCTGTCCTTTGCAGAATGAAATGTTTCTTTTACTTTTTCCGATGATCAAAGAGACAAGAAAAATTGACCATAAAATGTAATGTCAATTACCCTTCATGTGATACATGAAAATATTGTTGTGGCTGATGTTCATAAAGCCCTACGCTACTGTCGTGGATGATCgattgatcgatcgatcgattgatCGATTGTTTGACTgatcgagtgagtgagtgagtgagtgattgaaagattcagcatggaaatgctcttcagctcaccaagtccacatcgatcacccactcacgtTAGTTTAACTCACTTACGCAGCAACTACCTACAcagtcggggcaatttacagaggccaattaacctacaaatgcacaCATCTTTGGAAAATGGGGGAAAACGAAGTAACGGGTTGGCGACAAGGTGGcgtaatggtagagctgctgccctacagcgccagagacccgggtacgatcgtgactatgggtgcttgtctgtacggaatttttacattctccccgtgacctgcatgggttttcggtGATCGGGACcttcggcttcctcccgcactctaaagacgtacagatttgtaagtttattggcttggtgtaaatgtaaaattgtccctattgtgtgtagtgttaatgtgcgggaatcgctggtcggtgcggacagtgggccaaagggcctgattctacgctgtatctcgaaactaaactaaactaaactaaaatatcaacTAAACTATCTggatgaaacccacatggtcccaaggaaaacgtgcaaactccacaaagacagcacctgaggtcagaatataacccaggcctctggcgatgTGAACAGCTGCTCTCCCAGCTGTGCTATTGTGCCACCCCTTCATGGTTCTTCACTATCTAAATCTTTCTTTGTTAACAAATAAACTCTAATTAGTCAAACTTAGCTTTGGTTGTTTTACTCTAAAAATATCATATCAGACTGAAAATGAACAAAGTAATTGATGGAAATATAAAGTTGGGAATCCAAATCTTTCAACACTTTTTGGATGCTTTTTTAACAATGATTAAGAAATAATATAGATTGAATGTCATTAATGTGGAACATATTACAGATGGAATGGTAAAGCAGTCAACAATTAATTTAGTTGCACTGTTGTCATGTCATTTATTTTCTATGACAGGCTGTGGagtcaaatcaatggatatttttaaggcagagatagatagattttttatTAGTGCTGGTTTCcggagtcatggggagaaggcaggagaatggggttaggagggagagatagatcagccatgattcaatggcacaGTAAATAAATTCTAAATGTTAAATTTCCTTGACTATAAAAGGAACATTTCCTCATCAGTTCAGTGCACCATCTGACCAAGAAGGCTCCACACTCACACAGAGACATCTGATCTCATctgcgttgtgtccttgggcaagacacttcacccacctttgcctgtgtgtgtccttggacaagacacttcacccacctttgcctgtgtgtgtgaatgtacttatgtgaagcactttggggtcaatgcaagttgactaaaaatgtgctatataaataaataaatttaatttaatttaattttttaatttaatacaagtttcttttacacagaaagtggtgggtgcctgaaacacagtgcaaggggtggtggtggatgcaggtatgatagtggtgtttttaGACagactcatggatatgcagggactggagggatatggagcatgtgcagTTAAAAAGGTTTAGTTTAAGTAGGTACCATGTCCGGTACCAAACGACCTGTTCCTGTGCAATGTTGTTCTATGTGCTACATCCTACACCTGGTCAGGTTGTGGTAGACTAAAAGAAGTGGAGGAAAAACCCATCAAATGATCATTCTAATGATCCTTGCTGAAAAACTTCCTGACATGCCGAAATGAGGAGGACAAGGTTAACTCTGGTTTCCCCTGGGCCAAACGGCATCCTAGATATCACCGTAAGTAATCTGAAAAATCATTTCCCAAGACATCGAAGACATATTCTTTTGTGAAATTAAACATTGCTAATGAACAAATTAAGGGTTCAGAGCACTGTATACAGATGAGAAAGAAAATTCATACTTCCAGCAGCATGATGTCATTTTCCATAGTAATAAGACTGAATTCTGGATGGAGAATCTGTCTCTTGATATGAAATATTTGTTTACTCGACTCGTTTCGTGAAAGAGAATGTGCACCAAGAACCACTCGAAACTTCCGTTTTCCACCAATGGTGCCTACTTCGCTGCCAAGCAAAAATAAACATATTACATTTTCTTTTTTAAAGGCCATTTTCAGAAATTCATTAAATATTGAAATTTGTGGAAATataagaaaaatatatatataccacATCATATTTGGTAGTTAACAAATATGCAACTTCCAAGGGGTGACCCATACCCAATGATAAGTCAAGACTTTGCTCTTAATTAAAATTCATTAATGTACCCATCAAAACAAATTGCTTGTAAGTAATACCCTTAAAGTACTGAAAtcatgggtctgaaataggtatcGCATAAGTGACCATTCAAATTCAGTCTTTCTAACACAAAAAATGCATTAAACTGGTGATCTACATATTAATGAAGACATGACCAAACAGTGGAACGTGATAATTCCACACAGGCTAGGATTAGGAACTGAGCAGATATTAAAGTAAATTTTCATTCATACAGAGTAGAGCTTACGTTTCACAGTGAGCTGCAGTTAGAACCCATTTACGGTTGATCAAAACCCCTCCACAATCATGTACATACTGCCGATTCCACCCATCAAACATTTGGAGAGATGCCATATAGGGTCTTGAATGAGGTACAACGTCATGACCTCCAACAATTTCATCTCCATGATCTGGAACAAATAAaagatattgaactttttttttcatattcAGGCTCTGAAGATAActgacaaggccagcatttattgtccacccCTAACTAGATTATGGATAAAATGATTAATGAATTATTCTGAATAGATCTTTACAAGATTAATTGAACATTATGTTATGTAACCAATAATATAAGCAGAACTTTCCAAAAGAGTTGATGTGAGATTTCATTACAATGTCCACTGATGATTAAGAAAGGTGGTGTTGAATTCCCCTTCTTCATGCAATGACATAGTCTGTACTCGTATTCATCAAGAATTC
The sequence above is a segment of the Amblyraja radiata isolate CabotCenter1 chromosome 1, sAmbRad1.1.pri, whole genome shotgun sequence genome. Coding sequences within it:
- the LOC116982151 gene encoding granzyme A-like, whose protein sequence is MINNDVDVLKLPGGMAYDLKPGTSCLVAGWGKTSNGFPSDTLQEVTIEVIDRKTCNSEDYYNHKPEVTQNMICAGDSEGKGDSCQGDSGGPLFCNGKYTGIVSFGIGCADPKKPGIYTFVSKYLHWIWKTLPCSLTI
- the LOC116982264 gene encoding chymotrypsin-like elastase family member 2A; its protein translation is MSLLILSLVVLVSIKLILTFTSSICLLKFLPLSASKLPVFREQWRELQMLDHGDEIVGGHDVVPHSRPYMASLQMFDGWNRQYVHDCGGVLINRKWVLTAAHCET